In one Verrucomicrobiia bacterium genomic region, the following are encoded:
- a CDS encoding tRNA (cytidine(34)-2'-O)-methyltransferase translates to MNVVLVEPEIPPNTGNIARLCAATRTTLHLIEPFGFHLDDRQLKRAGMDYWQHVTWRRWPDWPAFAASLPASARLWLIESRGQRHYAEVTFGLEDYLVFGRETAGLPKALLAQYPDRWLRIPMFHPQARSLNLSNCVALVLYEALRQQGFPGESR, encoded by the coding sequence ATGAACGTTGTTCTGGTTGAACCGGAAATCCCCCCCAATACCGGCAATATCGCCCGCTTATGCGCGGCCACCCGCACCACGTTGCACCTCATTGAGCCGTTTGGTTTTCACTTGGATGATCGGCAGCTCAAACGGGCCGGCATGGATTACTGGCAACATGTCACCTGGCGCCGATGGCCGGACTGGCCCGCTTTTGCGGCATCCCTGCCTGCCTCCGCCCGCCTCTGGTTGATCGAAAGCCGGGGCCAGCGGCACTATGCCGAAGTCACCTTTGGACTGGAGGATTATCTGGTTTTCGGCCGGGAAACCGCCGGTTTGCCCAAGGCGTTGCTGGCACAATACCCTGACCGCTGGCTGCGCATCCCCATGTTTCATCCCCAGGCCCGCTCCTTGAACCTCTCCAATTGTGTGGCCCTGGTGCTATATGAGGCGCTCCGGCAACAGGGTTTTCCCGGCGAGAGCCGCTAG
- a CDS encoding PTS sugar transporter subunit IIA, with translation MTSSSPQAVRLAELLSPATILLHLRAGDREAVLQELAETATRVLEKTHLTQSLYQALRERELLYSTGIGDGVALPHSRTVPPELTVRPLLVFGRHSGGVHFHAIDHRPVHLFFLVLAANASQHLYLLARLSRVLRQSAVREALLKATGPEQVIAAVREGESLLP, from the coding sequence ATGACAAGTTCATCGCCCCAGGCGGTACGTCTGGCGGAATTACTGTCACCCGCCACCATTTTGCTGCACCTGCGCGCCGGGGATCGCGAGGCGGTCTTGCAGGAACTGGCAGAGACGGCAACGCGCGTGCTGGAAAAGACACATCTGACGCAAAGTCTCTACCAGGCCTTGCGCGAGCGGGAACTTCTGTACAGCACGGGGATTGGCGATGGGGTGGCCCTGCCCCACTCGCGCACCGTGCCGCCTGAGCTGACCGTCCGGCCCCTGCTGGTCTTTGGCAGGCACAGCGGTGGCGTCCATTTCCACGCCATTGATCATCGTCCTGTGCATCTGTTTTTTCTGGTGTTGGCGGCCAATGCCAGCCAGCACCTCTATCTTTTGGCGCGTTTGAGCAGAGTACTGCGACAATCCGCCGTCCGTGAAGCCCTGCTCAAGGCCACAGGACCCGAGCAAGTCATTGCCGCGGTGCGTGAGGGGGAAAGCCTGTTGCCCTGA
- a CDS encoding glycosyltransferase, with protein sequence MLRGRARFIEPAVTVLLPVYNAAATLRTAIRSICAQTFSDWELLVVDDGSTDDSAVITQQLALNDRRIRLLRRPHEGLVAALEAGLQEARGRYIARMDADDICYPDRMEKQVEMLDWDSELGLVGGLVEYGGDAAAQRGYALHVEWMNSLSKPEDIYVNRFIESPFAHPSVMFRRNLIDRYDGYRAGPFPEDYELWLRWMDAGVAVAKVKHRVIIWNDSPHRLSRQDPRYTPEAFYTMKAFYLARAVKRLLQGRALWIWGAGRVTRKRAAPLAQQGLNIAGHVDVDPAKCQPGRAAHVTILPHQLPPPEAAFVIGYVGNRGARPLIREALGQRGFVEGRDFLMAA encoded by the coding sequence ATGCTGCGAGGACGCGCCAGATTCATCGAGCCGGCGGTCACCGTGCTGCTGCCCGTCTATAACGCGGCCGCCACCCTGCGCACCGCCATTCGCAGCATTTGCGCGCAGACCTTCTCCGACTGGGAACTGCTGGTGGTGGACGATGGGTCAACGGATGACTCCGCGGTTATTACCCAGCAGCTTGCCTTGAATGATCGCCGCATCCGGCTGCTGCGTCGTCCCCATGAAGGGCTGGTGGCGGCCTTGGAGGCGGGATTGCAAGAGGCCCGCGGCCGTTATATAGCCCGCATGGATGCCGATGACATCTGCTATCCCGACCGGATGGAAAAGCAGGTGGAAATGCTGGATTGGGATAGTGAACTGGGACTGGTGGGCGGCCTGGTGGAATACGGGGGGGACGCGGCGGCGCAGCGGGGCTATGCCCTGCATGTGGAGTGGATGAACAGCCTGAGCAAACCGGAAGACATCTATGTGAACCGGTTTATTGAATCCCCGTTTGCCCATCCGTCCGTCATGTTTCGCCGCAACCTGATTGATCGTTACGACGGGTATCGCGCCGGCCCCTTCCCCGAGGACTATGAACTCTGGCTGCGGTGGATGGATGCGGGGGTTGCCGTGGCCAAAGTCAAGCATCGGGTTATCATCTGGAATGATTCCCCGCATCGGCTGTCGCGCCAGGATCCTCGTTACACCCCCGAAGCCTTTTACACCATGAAGGCTTTTTATCTGGCCCGGGCGGTGAAGCGCCTCCTGCAGGGCCGTGCCCTGTGGATTTGGGGAGCTGGCCGAGTGACCCGCAAACGCGCCGCTCCGCTGGCGCAACAGGGGCTGAACATTGCCGGTCATGTGGATGTGGATCCTGCCAAATGCCAGCCTGGCCGCGCCGCGCATGTCACCATCCTGCCCCACCAATTGCCACCCCCCGAAGCAGCCTTTGTCATTGGTTATGTGGGCAACCGGGGTGCGCGCCCACTGATTCGGGAGGCGTTGGGGCAAAGAGGTTTTGTGGAAGGGCGGGACTTTCTCATGGCCGCGTGA